A genomic segment from Blastococcus sp. PRF04-17 encodes:
- a CDS encoding amylosucrase, translated as MTGSDPRGRGAADEAWQELRPRLAAEAVALLGAEEADLFLTRAEVALHDVHEPLAVLYGDTADVDALFGRALRTALAAAAERPADLRRLDRRREIDPTWFQSPRMQGYVCYVDRFCGALSELPTRLDYLAELGTTYLHLMPLLAPRPGENDGGYAVADYRAVDPRLGTMADLEKVARALHERDMSLCIDLVLNHTAREHAWAQAWLAGDPAYAGFYTAFPDREMPDAYDATIPEVFPDRAPGSFSWVPEALGGAGGWVWTTFWPYQWDLDYTNPDVTLAMLGEITWLANRGVDVFRMDAVPFMWKRLGTTCQNQPEGHRLLQLLHALTRLAAPGVIFKAEAIVSPEDLVPYLGGHERYRPECELAYHNQLMVMLWSSVATQDARLAAQALGRMPQIPPTTSWVTYVRGHDDIGWAVSDTDAGAVGGSGFGHRRFLNDFFSGRFAGSFARGALFQENEVTGDARISGSAASLCGIEQALESGDAAALERGLRRLVLLHSVIYSFGGIPLLYMGDELALRNDTGYLDDPERAPDNRWMHRPPMDWSAAARRADRGTLEGRVFGWLQRLGEVRRELPALRGGGEVRILDVGNDAVLAWLRRHPRSGTFVGLANFSPAVQTVDADTVTGFGTFEPVLSSDGRPDLRADRLLLPGLGFAWFAEP; from the coding sequence GTGACGGGCTCGGATCCCCGGGGCCGGGGCGCCGCGGACGAGGCGTGGCAGGAGCTGCGACCCAGGCTGGCCGCCGAGGCCGTCGCCCTCCTCGGTGCGGAGGAGGCCGACCTCTTCCTCACCCGGGCCGAGGTCGCGCTGCACGACGTCCACGAGCCCCTCGCGGTGCTCTACGGCGACACCGCCGACGTCGACGCGCTGTTCGGGCGGGCCCTGCGCACGGCGCTGGCCGCGGCCGCGGAGCGCCCCGCGGACCTGCGCCGGCTCGACCGCCGCCGCGAGATCGACCCGACCTGGTTCCAGAGCCCCCGCATGCAGGGCTACGTCTGCTACGTCGACCGGTTCTGCGGCGCGCTGAGCGAGCTGCCGACCAGGCTGGACTACCTGGCCGAGCTCGGGACCACCTACCTGCACCTCATGCCGCTGCTCGCGCCTCGCCCGGGCGAGAACGACGGCGGCTACGCGGTCGCGGACTACCGGGCGGTCGATCCGCGGCTGGGCACGATGGCCGACCTCGAGAAGGTCGCCCGCGCCCTGCACGAGCGCGACATGAGCCTCTGCATCGACCTGGTGCTCAACCACACCGCCCGCGAGCACGCGTGGGCGCAGGCCTGGCTGGCCGGCGACCCCGCGTACGCCGGCTTCTACACGGCCTTCCCCGACCGCGAGATGCCCGACGCGTACGACGCGACGATCCCCGAGGTGTTCCCCGACCGGGCGCCGGGCTCCTTCAGCTGGGTGCCCGAGGCCCTCGGGGGCGCCGGCGGCTGGGTCTGGACCACCTTCTGGCCCTACCAGTGGGACCTGGACTACACGAACCCGGACGTCACCCTGGCGATGCTCGGGGAGATCACGTGGCTGGCCAACCGCGGCGTCGACGTCTTCCGGATGGACGCCGTGCCGTTCATGTGGAAGCGGCTGGGCACTACCTGCCAGAACCAGCCGGAGGGGCACCGGCTGCTGCAGCTCCTCCACGCGCTCACCCGCCTGGCCGCGCCGGGCGTGATCTTCAAGGCGGAGGCGATCGTCTCGCCCGAGGACCTGGTGCCCTACCTCGGTGGCCACGAGCGGTACCGCCCGGAATGCGAGCTGGCCTATCACAACCAGCTCATGGTGATGCTGTGGAGCAGCGTCGCCACCCAGGACGCGCGGCTCGCCGCGCAGGCGCTGGGCCGGATGCCCCAGATCCCGCCGACGACGTCCTGGGTGACCTACGTCCGTGGCCACGACGACATCGGCTGGGCGGTCAGCGACACCGACGCGGGGGCCGTCGGCGGCAGCGGGTTCGGCCACCGGCGTTTCCTCAACGACTTCTTCAGCGGCCGATTCGCCGGTTCCTTCGCCCGCGGTGCGCTGTTCCAGGAGAACGAGGTGACCGGCGACGCCCGCATATCCGGCTCGGCCGCGTCGTTGTGCGGGATCGAGCAGGCACTGGAGTCGGGGGACGCCGCGGCCCTCGAGCGCGGCCTGCGCCGCCTGGTGCTGCTGCACTCGGTCATCTACTCGTTCGGCGGCATCCCGCTGCTCTACATGGGTGACGAGCTGGCTCTCCGCAACGACACCGGCTACCTCGACGACCCCGAGCGGGCTCCGGACAACCGCTGGATGCACCGGCCGCCGATGGACTGGTCCGCCGCCGCCCGCCGCGCCGACCGCGGGACCCTCGAGGGCCGCGTCTTCGGCTGGCTCCAGCGGCTGGGGGAGGTCCGGCGTGAGCTGCCGGCGCTGCGCGGCGGGGGCGAGGTACGCATCCTGGACGTCGGCAACGACGCCGTCCTGGCCTGGCTGCGCCGGCACCCCCGCAGCGGCACCTTCGTCGGCCTGGCGAACTTCAGCCCCGCCGTCCAGACCGTCGACGCCGACACGGTCACCGGCTTCGGCACGTTCGAGCCGGTGCTCAGCAGCGACGGCCGGCCGGATCTGCGGGCCGACCGACTGCTCCTGCCAGGACTGGGCTTCGCCTGGTTCGCCGAGCCCTGA
- a CDS encoding NAD(P)/FAD-dependent oxidoreductase, with protein sequence MTTSRASVPAASETGGGRPRVVIIGSGFGGLFAAQRLRRADVDVTLIGKTSHHLFQPLLYQVATGILSEGEIAPATREILRRQENARVVLGEVTDIDLANRTVTSTILGRTTVHPYDELIVAAGAGQSYFGNDRFAEFAPGMKSIDDALELRGRIFGAFELAELATDQAEIDRLMTFVVVGAGPTGVEMAGQIAELAHRTLKKDFRNIDPRTARIVLLDAAPYVLPSFGEKLGGRARRQLNDIGVEVQLGAMVTDVDADGLDIKDADGQVRRLNAATKIWAAGVQASELGRKLGEQSGAEVDRAGRVAVLPDLTLPGHPEVHVVGDMMSLNKLPGVAQVAIQGGRYAADQIKRRLAGKPPKGPFEYFDKGSMATISRFHAVADIGRFKFEGFVAWMIWLVIHLFYIVGFKSRITTVLHWMVSFMGRGRSQRVATQQQVFGRLALENLGPDFEASKTGGLKDEPIRGDLTGRESA encoded by the coding sequence ATGACGACATCACGAGCGAGTGTCCCTGCTGCCAGCGAGACGGGCGGCGGCCGGCCGCGCGTGGTCATCATCGGCTCCGGGTTCGGCGGTCTGTTCGCTGCCCAGCGGCTGCGCAGGGCCGACGTCGACGTCACCCTGATCGGCAAGACCAGCCACCACCTCTTCCAGCCGCTGCTCTACCAGGTGGCGACCGGCATCCTCTCCGAGGGCGAGATCGCGCCGGCGACCCGGGAGATCCTGCGCCGCCAGGAGAACGCCCGGGTCGTGCTCGGCGAGGTGACCGACATCGACCTGGCCAACCGCACAGTCACGTCGACGATCCTCGGCCGCACCACGGTGCATCCGTACGACGAGCTCATCGTCGCCGCCGGCGCCGGGCAGTCCTACTTCGGCAACGACCGGTTCGCCGAGTTCGCTCCCGGGATGAAGAGCATCGACGACGCCCTGGAGCTCCGAGGCCGCATCTTCGGCGCGTTCGAACTGGCCGAGCTCGCCACCGACCAGGCCGAGATCGACCGCCTCATGACGTTCGTCGTCGTGGGCGCCGGCCCGACCGGCGTCGAGATGGCCGGGCAGATCGCCGAGCTCGCGCACCGCACCCTCAAGAAGGACTTCCGCAACATCGACCCGCGCACGGCCCGCATCGTCCTGCTCGACGCCGCGCCGTACGTGTTGCCGTCGTTCGGCGAGAAGCTCGGCGGTCGTGCCCGCCGGCAGCTCAACGACATCGGGGTCGAGGTGCAGCTCGGGGCCATGGTGACCGACGTCGACGCCGACGGCCTGGACATCAAGGACGCCGACGGGCAGGTGCGCCGGCTCAACGCGGCGACCAAGATCTGGGCTGCGGGTGTGCAGGCCAGCGAGCTCGGGCGCAAGCTCGGCGAGCAGTCCGGCGCCGAGGTCGACCGCGCCGGTCGGGTCGCCGTGCTCCCCGACCTGACGCTCCCCGGGCACCCCGAGGTGCACGTCGTCGGCGACATGATGTCGCTGAACAAGCTGCCCGGGGTCGCACAGGTGGCCATCCAGGGTGGTCGCTACGCCGCCGACCAGATCAAGCGCCGGCTGGCGGGCAAGCCGCCCAAGGGACCCTTCGAGTACTTCGACAAGGGCTCGATGGCCACGATCTCCCGGTTCCACGCCGTGGCCGACATCGGCAGGTTCAAGTTCGAGGGCTTCGTCGCCTGGATGATCTGGCTGGTGATCCACCTCTTCTACATCGTGGGCTTCAAGAGCCGGATCACCACCGTGCTGCACTGGATGGTCAGCTTCATGGGCCGCGGGCGGTCCCAGCGCGTCGCCACGCAGCAGCAGGTGTTCGGCCGGCTGGCCCTGGAGAACCTCGGACCTGACTTCGAGGCGTCGAAGACCGGCGGCCTCAAGGACGAACCGATCAGGGGTGACCTGACCGGCCGCGAATCAGCCTGA
- a CDS encoding erythromycin esterase family protein, protein MTRAVTGAMTGAMTGTRDDVRALARPLRDERDLDPLLDRIGSARVVAIGEASHGTHEYYAWRATLTRRLIEERGFGFVAVEGDWPDCYRVNRSVRLRPGADDDPRDALDAFDRWPTWMWANDEVVDFCRWLRAANAARDEERRVGFYGVDVYSLWDSMQLLVGWLREHEPEHVDTAMQALACFEPYGEDGAEYAFATRLAPTSCEQHVVDLLRSMCEERGREEYPSDPEARFSAEQNAAVVVEAERYYRAMVRGSAESWNVRDLHMVDTLDRLLAHAGGKAVVWEHNTHIGDARATDMAAAGMVNVGQLLRERYGRDDVVLVGFGGHRGGVIAGAGWGAQMARMPVPEARRGSLEALLHDRLGADALLVWPRQDRPGWLDRPLDHRAIGVVYRPERERWGNYVPTVLGERYDAFLYLEDTAPLRPLHLERPDEHVPPPGHTA, encoded by the coding sequence ATGACGAGGGCCGTGACGGGGGCCATGACGGGGGCCATGACGGGGACGAGGGACGACGTCCGGGCGCTGGCCCGCCCCCTGCGCGACGAGCGCGACCTCGACCCACTGCTGGATCGGATCGGGTCTGCGCGCGTCGTGGCGATCGGCGAGGCCAGCCACGGCACCCACGAGTACTACGCCTGGCGGGCCACGCTGACGCGGCGGCTGATCGAGGAGCGCGGCTTCGGCTTCGTCGCGGTCGAGGGCGACTGGCCCGACTGCTACCGCGTCAACCGCAGCGTGCGGCTGCGGCCCGGCGCCGACGACGACCCGCGGGATGCCCTCGACGCCTTCGACAGGTGGCCCACCTGGATGTGGGCGAACGACGAGGTGGTCGACTTCTGCCGCTGGCTCCGGGCTGCCAACGCCGCGCGGGACGAGGAGCGGCGCGTCGGCTTCTACGGCGTCGACGTGTACAGCCTCTGGGACTCCATGCAGCTGCTCGTCGGGTGGCTGCGCGAGCACGAGCCGGAGCACGTGGACACCGCGATGCAGGCGCTCGCCTGCTTCGAGCCCTACGGGGAGGACGGCGCCGAGTACGCGTTCGCCACCCGCCTCGCGCCCACGTCGTGCGAGCAGCACGTCGTCGACCTGCTCCGTTCGATGTGCGAGGAGCGCGGCCGCGAGGAGTACCCCTCCGACCCGGAGGCCCGGTTCTCCGCGGAGCAGAACGCCGCCGTCGTGGTCGAGGCCGAGCGGTACTACCGCGCGATGGTCCGCGGCTCGGCGGAATCCTGGAACGTCCGTGACCTGCACATGGTCGACACCCTCGACCGGCTGCTCGCCCATGCCGGCGGCAAGGCGGTGGTGTGGGAGCACAACACGCACATCGGTGACGCCCGGGCGACCGACATGGCCGCCGCGGGCATGGTGAACGTCGGCCAGCTGCTCCGGGAGCGGTACGGCAGGGACGACGTCGTCCTCGTGGGCTTCGGTGGCCACCGGGGTGGCGTGATCGCCGGAGCCGGCTGGGGGGCGCAGATGGCGCGGATGCCGGTGCCGGAGGCGCGCCGCGGCAGCCTGGAGGCGCTGCTGCACGACCGGCTCGGCGCCGACGCGTTGTTGGTCTGGCCGCGGCAGGACCGGCCGGGGTGGCTGGACCGGCCGCTGGACCACCGCGCGATCGGCGTCGTCTACCGCCCGGAGCGGGAGCGGTGGGGCAACTACGTGCCCACCGTCCTCGGCGAGCGCTACGACGCGTTCCTGTACCTGGAGGACACCGCGCCGCTGCGGCCCCTGCACCTCGAACGCCCGGACGAGCACGTGCCGCCGCCGGGTCACACCGCCTGA
- a CDS encoding ROK family transcriptional regulator, which translates to MRDDAQRGPPEGVPHARRTTALPIRGGRAPADQAGVRRSNLGLVLRHLRDSGPRSRARIAQDTGLNKATVSSLVAELGERGLVGTGDVDRDGSVGRPGLIVHLDGRAVCGIGVELNVDYAATLVLDLRGEVVFEHRVPLDAPAMGPERTLDELAALVGEALGAVAGRGAVPAGLTVAVPGLVRSVDGVVTVAPNLGWHDVPVLDGLRDRLDAAFPIRVENDANLSAIAEWAMGSEARTPDLLYLTGEVGVGGGVIVAGQLLRGAGGLSGEVGHMSLGDPGRVCGCGRSGCWETVVGLAALLREAADRDDPVRDPGRDLETRLAEIERRAADGDVRTLHALARIGTALGTGAAVLINVFNPAVIVLGGYFAVLGRWLMEPLTAELEARVFAPGLAGARVVLSTLGFTAAVRGGAHVALESVFDDPTLVQPVAAAAGTP; encoded by the coding sequence ATGCGCGACGACGCGCAGCGGGGGCCGCCGGAGGGGGTGCCGCATGCTCGACGGACGACCGCTCTGCCGATCCGCGGGGGTCGCGCCCCGGCCGACCAGGCCGGTGTGCGCCGCAGCAATCTCGGTCTGGTGCTGCGCCACCTCCGGGACTCGGGGCCGCGGTCGCGTGCCCGTATCGCGCAGGACACCGGCCTGAACAAGGCGACCGTCTCCAGCCTGGTGGCCGAACTCGGCGAACGGGGGCTGGTGGGCACCGGCGACGTCGACCGGGACGGCTCGGTCGGGCGGCCCGGCCTGATCGTCCACCTCGACGGCCGCGCCGTGTGCGGCATCGGCGTCGAGCTCAACGTCGACTACGCCGCCACCCTGGTGCTCGACCTCCGCGGCGAGGTGGTCTTCGAGCACCGCGTCCCCCTCGACGCCCCGGCCATGGGCCCCGAGCGGACCCTCGACGAGCTGGCCGCCCTCGTCGGCGAGGCGCTGGGCGCGGTCGCCGGGCGCGGCGCCGTACCCGCCGGCCTGACCGTCGCGGTGCCCGGGCTGGTGCGCAGCGTCGACGGCGTCGTCACCGTCGCCCCCAACCTCGGCTGGCACGACGTCCCCGTCCTCGACGGGCTGCGCGACCGGCTCGACGCGGCCTTCCCGATCCGCGTGGAGAACGACGCCAACCTGTCGGCCATCGCCGAGTGGGCGATGGGGTCCGAGGCTCGCACACCCGACCTCCTCTACCTCACCGGTGAGGTCGGCGTCGGTGGCGGCGTGATCGTCGCCGGGCAGCTGCTCCGCGGCGCCGGCGGGCTCTCCGGCGAGGTCGGCCACATGTCTCTCGGCGACCCGGGGCGGGTGTGCGGCTGCGGCCGTTCCGGGTGCTGGGAGACCGTCGTCGGCCTCGCCGCCCTGCTCCGGGAGGCCGCCGACCGCGACGACCCGGTGCGGGATCCCGGCCGCGACCTCGAGACCCGCCTGGCCGAGATCGAGCGCCGCGCGGCCGACGGCGACGTCCGGACGCTGCACGCGCTGGCGCGGATCGGCACCGCCCTGGGCACCGGCGCGGCGGTCCTCATCAACGTCTTCAACCCGGCGGTGATCGTCCTCGGCGGGTACTTCGCCGTCCTGGGCCGGTGGCTCATGGAGCCGCTGACCGCCGAGCTGGAGGCCCGGGTGTTCGCGCCCGGCCTGGCCGGCGCCCGGGTCGTCCTCTCGACGCTCGGTTTCACCGCCGCCGTGCGCGGCGGAGCCCACGTCGCCCTCGAGTCCGTCTTCGACGACCCGACCCTCGTCCAGCCCGTGGCGGCCGCCGCGGGCACGCCCTGA
- a CDS encoding DUF2254 family protein: MAANSAEGSRQPLWVWPTTSGVVAGVAAWALGTVKPRGGFLAGLWPSDTSAAGTLLQLVATGAITITTLTFSITIVALQLASQQFSPRLLREFARDRTTKQVLAVLSATFVVGLVGLRSVNGEEPVPTLLCLLAAALGLASFGAVLGFITHMVKLLRVDTMMTRVHEDTDRAISQFYPAYGSDVRSGDDLRLDRSEGRTVSARKSGFVQMIDVDRAVAARSGTTARSASRSAPATTSHGGHPSRRSGDRRAGRPTAISTRPCTRPSS; this comes from the coding sequence ATGGCGGCGAACAGCGCAGAGGGTTCCCGGCAACCGCTGTGGGTCTGGCCTACGACGTCCGGTGTGGTCGCCGGGGTCGCGGCCTGGGCGCTGGGCACGGTCAAGCCGCGCGGGGGCTTCCTCGCGGGACTGTGGCCGAGCGACACGAGTGCGGCCGGTACGCTCCTGCAACTGGTCGCCACGGGCGCCATCACGATCACGACGCTGACCTTCAGCATCACGATCGTGGCGCTGCAACTGGCGTCGCAGCAGTTCTCACCGAGGTTGCTGCGCGAGTTCGCCCGCGACCGCACGACCAAGCAGGTGCTGGCGGTGCTGTCCGCGACGTTCGTCGTCGGCCTCGTCGGACTGCGCTCGGTGAACGGCGAGGAGCCGGTGCCCACGCTGCTCTGCCTGCTCGCCGCGGCGCTCGGCCTTGCCTCCTTCGGCGCGGTGCTCGGATTCATCACGCACATGGTCAAGCTGCTGCGGGTCGACACGATGATGACCCGCGTCCACGAGGACACCGACCGGGCCATCAGCCAGTTCTATCCGGCGTACGGGAGCGACGTCCGGTCCGGTGACGACCTGCGGCTGGATCGGTCGGAGGGCCGGACGGTCAGTGCCCGCAAGAGCGGCTTCGTCCAGATGATCGACGTGGACCGGGCGGTGGCGGCGCGCAGCGGCACGACAGCACGGTCCGCGTCGAGGTCCGCCCCGGCGACCACGTCACACGGGGGACACCCATCGCGACGATCTGGGGACCGTCGGGCAGGCAGGCCGACGGCGATCTCGACGAGGCCGTGCACGAGGCCGTCGTCCTGA
- the xylA gene encoding xylose isomerase — MSDRFTPTKDDKFSFGLWTVGWQGVDVFGGAVRPPLDPVEAVHRLAELGAAAVTFHDDDLVPDDATREETLKRFRQALDETGVGVEMATTNLFGAPVFKDGGFTANDRQVRRYALAKVLRNIDLAAELGARTYVLWGGREGAESGGSKDVRAALDRYKEGLDTLCSYVREKGYDIRFALEPKPNEPRGDILLPTIGHAIAFINELEEPDRVGLNPEVGHEEMAGLNFAQGIAQALWHGKLFHVDLNGQHGPRFDQDLRFGAGNLRGAFWTVDALLGSGTAPAYDGYLHFDYKPPRTEDMDGVWETARACMRNYLILKEKAQAFRADPEVAQALEAARVGELAVPTLADGESLDDLRAETFDPQALGERGLHFERLDQLAMEHLLGVR; from the coding sequence ATGAGTGACCGCTTCACGCCCACCAAGGACGACAAGTTCAGCTTCGGTCTCTGGACCGTCGGCTGGCAGGGCGTCGACGTCTTCGGCGGGGCCGTCCGCCCGCCGCTCGACCCGGTGGAGGCGGTGCACCGCCTCGCCGAGCTCGGCGCCGCCGCCGTCACCTTCCACGACGACGACCTCGTCCCCGACGACGCGACCCGCGAGGAGACGCTGAAGCGGTTCCGGCAGGCCCTGGACGAGACCGGCGTCGGCGTCGAGATGGCCACCACCAACCTCTTCGGCGCGCCGGTGTTCAAGGACGGCGGCTTCACCGCCAACGACCGGCAGGTCCGCCGCTACGCGCTGGCCAAGGTGCTGCGCAACATCGACCTCGCCGCGGAGCTGGGCGCGAGGACCTACGTGCTCTGGGGCGGCCGCGAGGGTGCGGAGTCCGGTGGCAGCAAGGACGTGCGCGCCGCGCTCGACCGGTACAAGGAGGGCCTGGACACCCTCTGCTCCTACGTGCGGGAGAAGGGCTACGACATCCGGTTCGCCCTCGAGCCCAAGCCGAACGAGCCGCGCGGCGACATCCTGCTGCCGACCATCGGGCACGCCATCGCCTTCATCAACGAGCTGGAGGAGCCCGACCGCGTCGGTCTCAACCCCGAGGTCGGGCACGAGGAGATGGCCGGGCTGAACTTCGCGCAGGGCATCGCGCAGGCGCTGTGGCACGGCAAGCTGTTCCACGTCGACCTCAACGGCCAGCACGGCCCCCGCTTCGACCAGGACCTCCGCTTCGGCGCGGGCAACCTGCGGGGCGCCTTCTGGACGGTCGACGCCCTGCTGGGCTCCGGCACGGCCCCGGCGTACGACGGCTACCTGCACTTCGACTACAAGCCGCCGCGGACCGAGGACATGGACGGCGTCTGGGAGACCGCCCGCGCCTGCATGCGCAACTACCTGATCCTCAAGGAGAAGGCGCAGGCCTTCCGCGCGGACCCGGAGGTGGCCCAGGCCCTGGAGGCGGCCCGGGTGGGCGAGCTCGCCGTCCCGACGCTCGCCGACGGCGAGTCGCTCGACGACCTGCGTGCCGAGACCTTCGACCCCCAGGCGCTGGGGGAGCGCGGCCTGCACTTCGAGCGCCTGGACCAGCTGGCCATGGAGCACCTGCTCGGCGTCCGCTGA
- a CDS encoding alpha/beta fold hydrolase — protein sequence MPGLGLDERSSARIRSIVPGTVVRLPGMGSAEPVPPLDELAEHLRARLGEGPVVLVGHSQSCQVVVAAAVDPRVAGVVLLGPTTDPRLRTAWGLAGRWLATAVAEPWWQLPLVLAQWWATGPRAMVALWRRAAPDRTDLRLRQVTAPVTVVRGTRDRLCPRDWAQRLVAAAPDGRLVELPGAAHMTVQTHPDAVARILQSL from the coding sequence GTGCCCGGGCTGGGCCTGGACGAACGCTCGTCGGCCCGGATCCGCTCGATCGTCCCGGGAACCGTGGTGCGCCTGCCCGGCATGGGTTCGGCGGAGCCGGTGCCACCGCTGGACGAGCTCGCCGAGCACCTGCGGGCCCGGCTGGGGGAGGGGCCGGTCGTCCTGGTCGGGCACTCGCAGAGCTGCCAGGTGGTCGTCGCGGCCGCCGTCGATCCCAGGGTCGCCGGGGTCGTGCTGCTCGGGCCGACCACCGACCCCCGACTCCGGACGGCGTGGGGGCTCGCCGGGCGCTGGCTCGCCACGGCGGTCGCCGAGCCGTGGTGGCAGCTGCCGCTGGTCCTCGCCCAGTGGTGGGCGACCGGCCCCCGCGCGATGGTCGCGCTGTGGCGGAGGGCCGCGCCCGACCGCACGGACCTCCGGCTGCGCCAGGTGACCGCGCCGGTCACCGTCGTCCGCGGCACCCGCGACCGGCTCTGCCCCCGCGACTGGGCGCAGCGCCTGGTCGCGGCGGCTCCGGACGGCCGGCTCGTCGAGCTGCCCGGCGCGGCGCACATGACGGTCCAGACCCACCCGGACGCCGTCGCCCGGATCCTGCAGTCGCTGTAA
- a CDS encoding ROK family protein yields the protein MAISSASAGALLRHVRTGRARSRADLVALTGASRNTVSARVDQLIAANLLEEGGRGWSTGGRPPTILRFNSRAGCVLAVDLGATSVDVAVTDLSAQILATDGHRIDIAEGPVAVLAEADRLAQKVLAEAGLAPADVCAVGVGVPGPVEFSTGRPSHPPIMPGWHDYPIPSAFGRYGCPVYVDNDVNVMALGEMGIAGSMQDVLVVKVGTGIGCGVIVDGQVYRGAQGSAGDIGHIYVAQPDGRTVVCRCGNENCLEAIAGGGALLRDAVAAGMPVSTVREVVERAAHGDGQALELVRNAGRTIGTVLAALVNFFNPHRIVLTGGVAQAGVPLIAGIREAVYRRAMPLAARSLEITVSDAPDLSGRLGAALMAIEGFLAEDAVDQAVSR from the coding sequence GTGGCCATCTCCTCCGCCTCGGCCGGCGCCCTGCTGCGCCACGTGCGCACCGGACGCGCGCGCAGCCGGGCCGACCTGGTGGCCCTCACCGGCGCCTCGCGCAACACGGTCAGCGCGCGCGTCGACCAGCTGATCGCCGCGAACCTGCTGGAGGAGGGCGGCCGCGGCTGGAGCACCGGAGGCCGGCCGCCCACCATCCTGCGGTTCAACAGCCGCGCCGGCTGCGTGCTGGCCGTCGACCTCGGCGCCACGAGCGTCGACGTCGCGGTCACCGATCTGTCGGCGCAGATCCTCGCCACCGACGGGCACCGCATCGACATCGCCGAGGGTCCCGTGGCGGTGCTGGCCGAGGCCGACCGGCTGGCCCAGAAGGTGCTGGCCGAGGCCGGGCTCGCCCCGGCCGACGTGTGCGCGGTGGGCGTCGGCGTGCCCGGGCCGGTCGAGTTCTCGACCGGGCGGCCGTCGCACCCCCCGATCATGCCGGGCTGGCACGACTATCCGATCCCGAGCGCGTTCGGCCGCTACGGGTGCCCGGTCTACGTCGACAACGACGTGAACGTCATGGCGCTCGGCGAGATGGGCATCGCCGGGTCGATGCAGGACGTCCTCGTGGTCAAGGTCGGCACCGGCATCGGCTGCGGCGTGATCGTCGACGGACAGGTGTACCGCGGAGCACAGGGCAGCGCCGGCGACATCGGGCACATCTACGTGGCCCAGCCCGACGGTCGGACCGTCGTCTGCCGCTGCGGCAACGAGAACTGCCTGGAGGCGATCGCCGGCGGCGGCGCGCTGCTCCGCGACGCCGTGGCCGCCGGCATGCCCGTCAGCACCGTGCGCGAGGTCGTCGAGCGAGCGGCACACGGCGACGGGCAGGCGCTCGAGCTGGTGCGGAACGCCGGCCGGACCATCGGGACGGTGCTCGCCGCGCTGGTCAACTTCTTCAACCCGCACCGGATCGTGCTGACCGGAGGGGTGGCGCAGGCCGGCGTGCCGCTCATCGCGGGGATCCGCGAAGCGGTCTACCGGCGGGCCATGCCGCTGGCCGCCCGCTCGCTGGAGATCACCGTCAGCGACGCGCCGGACCTCTCCGGGCGGCTCGGTGCCGCCCTCATGGCGATCGAGGGCTTCCTGGCCGAGGACGCGGTCGACCAGGCGGTCAGCCGCTAG
- a CDS encoding alpha/beta hydrolase, whose protein sequence is MAPARAAEGRLESRPSARSPSLPLPAGVHEVPLGAGSDALLAVPPGEPVARPLLVFCHGAGGTAGSALRTVGEVAADRGVLVLATSSTASTWDLIAGGLGQDVAVLDAALAEVSARVPVAGLAVGGFSDGASYALSLGLANGDLFDAVLAFSPGFMAPPSARGRPRVWLCHGRQDRVLPVERCGRRVAGHLRGAGYDVTYEEFDGGHAVTPALVRAAVDTWLGET, encoded by the coding sequence GTGGCACCGGCGCGCGCGGCGGAGGGCCGCCTGGAGAGCCGTCCCTCCGCTCGGTCGCCGTCCCTGCCGTTGCCGGCGGGCGTGCACGAGGTGCCGCTGGGGGCCGGCAGCGACGCCCTGCTCGCCGTCCCACCGGGGGAGCCGGTGGCCCGTCCGCTGCTGGTCTTCTGCCACGGCGCAGGCGGAACCGCCGGCTCCGCGCTGCGAACGGTGGGCGAGGTGGCCGCCGACCGTGGCGTCCTGGTGCTCGCGACGAGCTCGACGGCCTCGACGTGGGACCTGATCGCCGGAGGGCTCGGCCAGGACGTCGCCGTGCTCGACGCCGCGCTGGCCGAGGTGTCGGCACGGGTCCCGGTCGCCGGGCTGGCCGTCGGCGGCTTCTCCGACGGGGCGTCCTACGCGCTCTCGCTCGGGCTGGCCAACGGCGACCTCTTCGACGCGGTGCTGGCCTTCTCCCCGGGCTTCATGGCCCCGCCGAGCGCACGCGGCCGGCCGCGCGTCTGGCTCTGCCACGGCCGGCAGGACCGGGTGCTGCCGGTGGAACGGTGCGGCCGGCGGGTCGCCGGACACCTGCGCGGGGCCGGCTACGACGTGACGTACGAGGAGTTCGACGGCGGACACGCGGTGACGCCCGCGCTGGTGAGGGCCGCTGTGGACACGTGGCTGGGGGAGACCTGA